In Trichoderma breve strain T069 chromosome 4, whole genome shotgun sequence, the following proteins share a genomic window:
- a CDS encoding amino acid permease domain-containing protein — MAAIDSPTHSKGEAVFGATDNGTHVSENEFKEEVGGLQFDQYLTGGLGRHLGIFSTTSLIIGRIIGTGIFSTPSSIVNGVGSLGASMMLWVLGLLLSVSGLCVWLEFACMIPRSGGEKVYLEAAYRRPKMLITTVFAVQAIALGFTASGCIVFASNILVAANTTVTEWAERGIAIGVIISVTLIHTFVPKLGVHGMNFFTILKLILLLFIVITGWVVLGGGVSRVPDPHASFHDAFAGSAKSGNPYATALFKVLNSYTGWSNAMYVMNEIKNPVRTIKIAGPLGLSTCGILYILANVAYFSAATPAEIAASGTTVASFFMKKVFGRAAQRALSVLVALSAYGNVMTVTFAQSRVNQELAKEGVIPFPRFWASSWPFGSPSAGLILHFIPSFIVIVAIPFGDAYNFILDVEGYPSAVMNFLVVSGLFYLRWKEPKAPRPFKVWLPVAAFFMLGQAFQLVAPFLRPPGGKGDTSLPYWLYAVVGISILAASVVYWLVWWVAAPKLGGYKLVPHNEPLKDGTNVIVYHRVSKKAQEA; from the exons ATGGCTGCCATCGATTCACCAACTCATTCGAAAGGTGAAGCAGTATTCGGCGCCACCGACAATGGAACGCACGTCTCCGAAAATGAATTCAAGGAGGAGGTTGGAGGATTGCAGTTCGACCAGTATCTTACGGGAGGACTAGGGCGCCATCTGGGCATCTTCAGCACAACCTCTCTGAT CATCGGACGAATCATCGGTACCGGAATATTCTCTACCCCCTCCTCAATCGTCAATGGCGTCGGATCATTGGGTGCCTCGATGATGTTATGGGTGCTGGGGCTCTTGCTGTCTGTGTCGGGACTCTGCGTCTGGCTCGAGTTTGCATGCATGATTCCTCGAAGCGGCGGCGAGAAAGTATATCTCGAAGCAGCATATCGTCGGCCGAAAATGTTAATCACCACAGTCTTTGCGGTTCAAGCGATTGCACTTGGCTTCACCG CTTCTGGTTGCATCGTTTTTGCATCAAATATTTTGGTGGCAGCCAATACAACAGTCACAGAATGGGCAGAACGAGGCATTGCCATTGGAGTCATCATCTCCGTAACTCTGATCCATACATTCGTCCCAAAACTTGGAGTTCACGGAATGAACTTTTTTACCATTCTGAAACTTATCCTTCTCCTGTTTATTGTCATTACGGGATGGGTGGTCCTTGGGGGCGGTGTTTCTCGAGTGCCTGACCCTCATGCAAGCTTTCACGATGCTTTCGCTGGGTCCGCCAAGTCCGGCAACCCATATGCAACAGCGCTGTTCAAGGTGCTGAATTCCTACACAGGCTGGAGCAACGCAATGTACGTGATGAATGAAATAAAGAATCCCGTCCGAACTATCAAGATTGCTGGTCCACTGGGTCTCTCGACTTGTGGGATTCTGTATATCCTCGCAAACGTGGCGTACTTTTCTGCCGCAACGCCTGCAGAAATCGCAGCAAGCGGAACCACAGTCGCCTCATTCTTTATGAAAAAAGTGTTCGGGCGAGCTGCCCAGAGGGCACTTAG TGTTCTTGTGGCTCTTTCAGCATACGGAAATGTAATGACCGTGACCTTTGCGCAATCTCGAGTGAACCAAGAGCTCGCAAAGGAAGGCGTTATCCCCTTTCCACGATTCTGggcttcatcatggccgtTCGGTTCCCCGTCTGCAGGCTTGATCTTGCATTTCATCCCTTCGTTCATCGTCATTGTTGCTATACCATTCGGAGACGCCTACAACTTCATCCTCGACGTAGAAGGATACCCGAGCGCAGTTATGAACTTTCTTGTAGTCTCGGGCCTCTTTTATCTCCGCTGGAAAGAGCCCAAGGCGCCGCGACCATTCAAAGTGTGGTTGCCCGTCGCGGCATTCTTCATGCTTGGACAAGCCTTCCAGCTTGTGGCTCCATTTTTGAGACCTCCGGGAGGAAAGGGTGATACCAGCCTCCCATATTGGCTTTATGCTGTTGTGGGCATATCAATTTTGGCAGCGTCTGTTGTCTACTGGCTTGTCTGGTGGGTAGCAGCCCCCAAGTTGGGAGGATACAAGTTGGTGCCGCACAACGAGCCTCTTAAAGATGGAACAAACGTGATTGTTTACCACCGCGTTTCTAAAAAGgctcaagaagcttga
- a CDS encoding sulfatase domain-containing protein: MESPAGRRLDASPSPSPIHHLGMTRRFAHAVASRLTRRRFIANLASRFANRRFAFAVATVAIFSAKGVHIYTHLSSLPLVHLVRWGYSFFAQDVMLLILVRLLLDPWLTEGSGWLRTTTMTLASVIITYLITVGVVTVTFFAVCGSEIHWRNIGLAGDASSFAMFLSGLASLILVLFTVLFVACILQDICYVTAGVATDILKWPINFALRRSSPTAYSQVPQLDVELASTSDDLDDDEFCGMKSKTSAVVLKRLLYLFIGLALLTHVVMVLIRPNESAMNFLSWTPALLPFIDFTFSSPSLDHLKPIYGSSIGHSWDNITALTDPVDLPWLPQRHVPGFGDWYKNNKHYNAAADPLKISNFNDDLLPALKDKLADVPIRHVMLILLESTRKDVFPIKKDGLIWERLANSFSNKTLPDEAQAMLAGLTSNANFITGDYDDGFEHETKKRRGGINFNNVFTTATYTIKSIVGTMCGLTPLMADFNLEYLHHFYQPCLPQVFDAFNKIDEEDLGSERSEDFTSFKWQSTFMQSVTKNYDRYVPLLSKMGIAPENLVSKEYLKSRFAKFGPVDQPDINYFGMADVVVEDYIRDAFVQAKKNNERAFVTHLTSTSHHPFAIPAEEKYTPLGNGLDDISHYLNAIGYDDRWLGKIMNILDEEGVADETLVVFVGDHGVSMPENNILAPYYNPNIGTLRVPLVFSHPKLPAIDVNDAVISSQILPTILDLLRETGSLSKSHTQAASDLVQNYEGQSLIRPVHTSSNETGQGNWQFTVVNPGRAMLSIRDTRQPDWHLIVPIIDNVEWQFTNLMNDPTGAQTLLGFDFVNFLYSVEKSHGVDAAKWAEEAAFMARWWVEENGKRWRYGPYAN, from the coding sequence ATGGAGTCGCCCGCTGGCAGACGGCTCGAtgcctccccctccccctctcccaTACATCACCTCGGCATGACGCGCCGTTTCGCACACGCCGTTGCCTCGCGCTTGACCCGTCGACGGTTTATAGCCAATCTCGCCTCCCGCTTCGCCAACCGACGGTTCGCCTTTGCTGTCGCAACCGTCGCCATCTTCAGTGCCAAGGGCGTTCACATCTACACACATCTGTCTTCACTGCCGCTGGTTCACCTGGTGCGGTGGGGATATTCATTCTTTGCGCAGGATGTCATGCTGCTCATCCTTGtccggctgctgcttgaccCGTGGTTGACGGAAGGCTCTGGGTGGTTGCGCACTACCACAATGACTCTGGCGTCTGTAATTATCACATATCTCATCACCGTAGGGGTTGTGACAGTGACATTCTTTGCCGTCTGTGGCTCCGAGATCCACTGGCGCAACATTGGCTTGGCTGGTgatgcctcctcctttgccatGTTTCTCTCCGGCCTTGCGTCATTAATCCTAGTCCTGTTCACCGTTCTCTTTGTCGCATGCATCTTGCAAGACATCTGCTACGTAACCGCCGGCGTGGCTACCGATATTCTCAAGTGGCCTATTAACTTCGCCTTGCGCCGATCGTCGCCCACCGCCTACTCTCAGGTACCTCAACTTGACGTTGAGCTTGCCAGCACATCCGACGATctggacgacgacgaatTCTGCGGCATGAAGAGCAAGACATCGGCAGTTGTTCTGAAGCGATTGCTATACCTCTTCATCGGCTTGGCACTCCTTACACATGTTGTCATGGTTTTGATACGCCCGAATGAGAGTGCCATGAATTTCTTGTCATGGACACCTGCCCTCCTCCCTTTCATCGACTTCACATTCTCCTCTCCCAGCCTTGATCATCTGAAGCCCATCTACGGATCCAGCATTGGCCACTCCTGGGACAACATCACTGCTCTGACCGACCCTGTTGATTTGCCTTGGCTGCCTCAGAGACATGTCCCCGGATTTGGAGACTGGTATAAGAACAACAAGCATTACAACGCTGCTGCAGACCCTCTCAAGATTTCCAACTTCAATGACGATCTTCTTCCGGCGCTCAAGGATAAGCTTGCCGATGTGCCGATTCGCCATGTCATGCTCATCCTTCTCGAAAGCACGCGAAAGGATGTTTTCCCCATCAAGAAGGATGGCCTTATCTGGGAGCGACTGGCCAACTCGTTTAGCAACAAGACTTTACCTGACGAGGCTCAAGCCATGCTGGCTGGTCTCACTTCCAACGCCAACTTCATTACCGGCGACTACGATGATGGGTTTGAGCACGAAACTAAGAAAAGGCGAGGCGGTATCAACTTTAACAACGTCTTCACCACCGCTACCTATACCATCAAGAGCATCGTTGGCACAATGTGTGGCCTCACGCCCCTCATGGCAGATTTCAATTTGGAGTACCTCCACCACTTTTATCAGCCGTGCCTACCCCAGGTCTTTGACGCCTTCAATAAAATAGATGAGGAGGATCTTGGCAGCGAGAGGAGTGAAGATTTTACGTCTTTCAAATGGCAGTCCACCTTCATGCAATCTGTCACCAAAAATTATGATAGATATGTGCCTCTTCTATCCAAGATGGGTATTGCTCCCGAAAATCTCGTCTCCAAGGAATATCTCAAGAGCCGATTTGCCAAGTTTGGTCCCGTGGATCAGCCAGATATCAACTATTTCGGTATGGCTGATGTCGTCGTTGAGGACTACATCCGAGACGCCTTTGTACaagccaagaagaataaCGAGCGAGCCTTTGTCACACATCTAACCAGCACGAGCCACCATCCGTTCGCAATTCCAGCCGAAGAGAAGTATACGCCTTTAGGAAATGGCTTGGACGACATTTCCCACTATCTCAATGCCATCGGCTACGACGACCGATGGTTGGGCAAGATTATGAATATTCTGGATGAGGAGGGTGTTGCAGATGAGActcttgttgtttttgttggtGACCATGGAGTGTCTATGCCCGAAAACAACATCTTGGCGCCTTACTATAACCCCAACATTGGCACACTACGTGTTCCTCTGGTCTTTTCACATCCCAAACTACCGGCAATCGATGTCAACGACGCTGTCATCTCCTCACAAATCCTCCCTACCATTCTTGACCTCCTCCGCGAAACTGGATCGCTTTCCAAGTCGCACACACAGGCCGCTTCCGACTTGGTCCAAAACTACGAAGGCCAATCGCTCATCCGGCCTGTTCACACATCCTCCAACGAAACCGGCCAGGGTAACTGGCAATTTACCGTCGTCAATCCAGGCCGCGCGATGCTGAGCATCCGCGACACCCGTCAGCCGGATTGGCACCTCATCGTGcccatcatcgacaacgtCGAGTGGCAGTTTACGAATCTAATGAATGACCCGACGGGAGCGCAGACCCTGCTCGGGTTCGACTTTGTTAATTTCTTGTACAGCGTTGAGAAATCTCACGGCGTCGATGCCGCAAAATGGGCCGAAGAAGCTGCATTTATGGCCCGGTGGTGGGTCGAAGAGAATGGGAAGCGATGGCGTTATGGTCCCTATGCCAACTAA